In a single window of the Melissococcus plutonius ATCC 35311 genome:
- a CDS encoding DUF2829 domain-containing protein codes for MTFEEILPAIKKGKKAVRSGWDGSELFIELRKELYNHYGNPLPSTPYFLIKTSDEGYSMFSPTPCDVLAEDWLLVND; via the coding sequence ATGACTTTTGAAGAAATATTACCAGCAATAAAAAAAGGCAAAAAAGCAGTTCGAAGTGGATGGGATGGTTCAGAATTATTTATTGAATTAAGAAAGGAACTTTATAATCATTACGGCAATCCTCTACCCAGTACACCTTATTTCCTAATCAAAACTTCTGATGAAGGATATAGTATGTTTTCGCCAACTCCGTGTGATGTATTGGCCGAAGATTGGTTACTTGTGAATGACTAA
- a CDS encoding YigZ family protein, translating into MQKNYITILQDGESELMIKKSRFICSLKSVSSEEEAKNFIDQRKKEEYKANHHCHAFIINLEKSMLQHSSDDGEPSGTAGMPMLEVLRKNQLENLVAVVTRYFGGIKLGTGGLIRAYTQAVTQTLDEVGLVEGRLQQTIVLTIHYAQLGKVQAFFDSHLSYYLIEKRYQEDVQLICSVEEDKKEIFIQAITELLNGQLTIEQNGCSYREIPLIKK; encoded by the coding sequence ATGCAGAAAAATTATATTACGATCTTACAAGATGGTGAAAGTGAGCTGATGATTAAAAAGTCACGTTTTATTTGTTCATTAAAAAGTGTTTCCTCAGAAGAAGAAGCAAAAAATTTTATTGATCAAAGAAAAAAAGAAGAATATAAAGCGAATCATCATTGTCATGCGTTTATTATTAATTTGGAAAAAAGCATGCTGCAACATAGTAGTGATGATGGTGAACCTAGCGGAACAGCAGGGATGCCTATGTTAGAGGTATTAAGAAAAAATCAACTAGAAAATCTTGTTGCTGTAGTAACCCGTTATTTTGGCGGAATTAAACTTGGCACAGGTGGATTAATTCGAGCATACACACAAGCAGTTACCCAAACACTAGATGAGGTCGGATTGGTAGAAGGAAGACTACAACAAACCATTGTTTTAACGATTCATTATGCCCAACTAGGCAAAGTACAAGCCTTCTTTGATAGTCATCTTTCTTATTATTTAATAGAAAAACGTTATCAAGAAGATGTTCAATTAATTTGTTCAGTTGAAGAAGATAAAAAAGAAATTTTTATCCAAGCAATTACAGAACTTTTGAATGGTCAATTGACAATTGAACAAAATGGGTGCTCTTATCGAGAAATTCCATTAATAAAAAAATAG